One genomic segment of Candidatus Latescibacterota bacterium includes these proteins:
- a CDS encoding S9 family peptidase codes for MSLRSPITLILMIVMLLSGCGGGKVTEYSIEQFLDYRIVAGGSFSHDETKLLFTMDSMETFNAWTVPVAGGKPVTLTDSRKAPVFALSYFPDDDRFLFLSDKSARGNYHLYLMDENGDVTDLTPEKKARAVFYGWTRDRKHMIFGSNKRDPRFTDIYLMNVEKMKPKMIFLNDRGYNFGHLSSNMRYMSFSRYRTEHDSQMYIYDRDTGEMKDISRHTGEVHYQPLEFCSESRYLYYLTNSGSEFRYLRRYDLATGESETVETAEWDIVYSYFSYDGKYRMTGINVNGKTEIRIYDETTGERVEIPEAPTGEISNVGFSRSGRYMKYSVNSPHSPNDLYVYDFQTGRHTRVTRAMNPEIDMADLVDAVAVRYRSFDGEVIPAVLYKPKKIRAGDRVPALVYAHGGPGGQSTFRYKALFQYMANHGYVVLAPNNRGSNGYGKRFLSLDDRKHGRDDLQDLIEGKNWLIKTGYVDPERIGIIGDSYGGFLVLSAMAFHPSEFAVGVDLFGIANWIRTLRDLPSYWENYKDAFYREMGYPDKDEEYLRGISPIYHAERITDPLMVIQGGKDNWVLKVEAEEVVDTVKRGGVDVEYMLFEDEGHGFSGKTNRLKAYRGILEFLDRHLKDTKK; via the coding sequence TTGTCTCTCAGGAGTCCGATAACACTGATACTGATGATAGTCATGCTGCTGTCCGGCTGTGGTGGTGGGAAGGTGACAGAGTACTCCATTGAGCAGTTCCTCGATTACAGGATAGTCGCCGGAGGTTCTTTTTCTCACGACGAGACGAAACTGCTGTTCACTATGGACAGCATGGAGACTTTCAACGCCTGGACGGTCCCGGTCGCCGGCGGGAAACCGGTCACCCTGACCGATTCGAGGAAGGCTCCAGTGTTTGCCCTTTCATATTTCCCCGATGACGACAGGTTTCTTTTCCTGTCCGATAAAAGCGCCAGGGGCAATTACCATTTATATCTCATGGATGAAAACGGAGATGTGACCGATCTCACACCGGAAAAGAAAGCCCGGGCAGTTTTCTATGGCTGGACCCGCGACAGAAAACATATGATCTTCGGGTCGAACAAGAGGGATCCGAGATTTACAGATATATACCTGATGAATGTCGAGAAGATGAAGCCGAAGATGATATTTTTAAATGACAGGGGATACAATTTCGGGCATCTCTCGTCAAATATGAGATACATGTCGTTCTCCCGGTACAGGACGGAACATGACTCGCAGATGTATATATACGACAGGGACACGGGTGAGATGAAAGACATATCCCGCCATACAGGCGAGGTACATTATCAGCCCCTCGAGTTCTGCAGCGAGTCGAGATATCTATATTACCTTACAAACAGTGGGAGCGAGTTCCGGTACCTTCGCAGATACGATCTGGCAACCGGCGAGAGCGAGACTGTCGAGACGGCGGAATGGGATATCGTATATTCGTATTTCTCATATGACGGCAAGTACAGGATGACCGGAATAAACGTGAACGGAAAGACAGAGATCAGGATCTATGACGAGACTACTGGCGAAAGGGTGGAGATACCGGAAGCCCCGACCGGAGAGATCTCAAATGTCGGATTCTCGCGAAGCGGAAGGTATATGAAGTATTCGGTCAACAGTCCGCATTCGCCGAACGATCTTTACGTCTATGATTTCCAGACTGGACGACACACGAGGGTGACCCGGGCGATGAACCCGGAAATAGATATGGCAGACCTTGTGGATGCCGTGGCGGTCAGGTACAGGTCTTTCGACGGTGAGGTCATCCCGGCTGTATTGTACAAGCCGAAGAAGATCAGGGCAGGGGACCGCGTCCCGGCGCTGGTCTACGCTCATGGTGGCCCCGGAGGCCAGTCAACATTCAGGTACAAGGCATTATTCCAGTATATGGCTAACCATGGCTATGTGGTCCTGGCGCCGAACAACCGCGGCAGCAACGGGTATGGAAAGAGATTCCTTTCTCTGGATGACAGGAAGCACGGGCGTGACGATCTACAGGATCTTATCGAAGGAAAGAACTGGCTCATCAAAACAGGCTATGTAGACCCCGAAAGGATAGGGATCATCGGTGACAGTTACGGTGGATTCCTGGTGCTCTCCGCGATGGCTTTCCATCCGTCTGAATTCGCCGTCGGTGTCGATCTGTTCGGGATAGCGAACTGGATAAGGACTCTCAGGGACCTTCCCTCGTACTGGGAAAATTACAAGGATGCCTTTTATCGTGAAATGGGTTATCCTGACAAGGATGAGGAGTACCTCAGAGGCATTTCTCCCATCTATCACGCAGAACGGATAACGGACCCGCTCATGGTGATACAGGGGGGGAAGGACAACTGGGTGCTGAAGGTCGAGGCAGAAGAGGTGGTCGACACGGTGAAGCGGGGAGGAGTCGACGTCGAATACATGCTGTTCGAAGATGAGGGACACGGGTTTTCCGGGAAGACCAACCGGTTGAAGGCTTACAGGGGGATCCTCGAATTTCTGGACAGGCATCTGAAAGACACGAAAAAATAA